One window of Thermacetogenium phaeum DSM 12270 genomic DNA carries:
- a CDS encoding shikimate kinase — protein MARENVVLTGFMGTGKTAVGRRLASRLKMAFLDTDDMVEEATGLTIPEIFRKFGEERFRLEERRAVAWAAAARKCVIATGGGVVLNPENVKRLRENGYIVLLEARPEVIAGRVGGAGGRPLLNGKGDLVKRIAALLDARAPYYRDCDLRIDTSDITADETVTRIIRFLQEQGWVCEGSCGCGFSAG, from the coding sequence ATGGCCAGGGAGAACGTTGTGCTGACAGGTTTTATGGGAACGGGCAAAACCGCCGTCGGAAGAAGGCTGGCCTCCCGGTTAAAAATGGCATTTCTGGACACGGACGACATGGTCGAGGAGGCAACCGGCCTTACCATACCGGAGATCTTCCGAAAGTTTGGGGAAGAGCGGTTCCGCCTGGAAGAGCGCCGCGCCGTCGCCTGGGCGGCGGCCGCGCGAAAGTGCGTCATCGCTACCGGCGGTGGTGTTGTGCTGAACCCGGAGAACGTCAAGAGACTGCGGGAGAACGGTTACATCGTCCTGCTCGAGGCCAGGCCGGAGGTGATTGCCGGGAGAGTGGGCGGAGCGGGAGGGCGCCCCCTTTTGAACGGAAAGGGCGATCTGGTGAAGCGAATAGCCGCACTTTTGGATGCAAGGGCCCCCTATTACCGAGACTGCGATCTGCGCATCGACACATCAGATATTACAGCTGATGAGACTGTCACCAGAATAATCCGGTTTCTGCAGGAACAGGGATGGGTTTGCGAAGGGAGTTGTGGTTGTGGATTCTCTGCGGGTTGA
- a CDS encoding GspE/PulE family protein, whose translation MAGRKKLGEKLIEKGLITEEQLNQALLIQSRTGQLLGQILVEMNLLDEEELKKVLGVEELDLKEEIDTALLEIVPEEVIRKYRVFPIRKEGERLYLAMADPQNVVVLDDLRLLTGHIIEPLKADEKEISSLIERHFGIPEVEKAMQEYAGQDAADEEAEDVEEALIDDAPLIRLVNSLIMRAVENEASDIHIEPFKSEIRVRYRIDGVMHTVMNLPRKMIYSVVSRIKIMANMDISERRMPQDGRISLKLPERNLDLRISTMPTVYGEKVVIRILDKDSIKNYTLEGLGFSDYNLRRFSRFLSSSYGMVLVTGPTGSGKTTTLYTALAGLDSEEKNIVTVEDPVEYLLDGVNQAQVNTRIGATFATYLRAILRQDPDIILIGEIRDLETAEIAVRSANTGHLVLSTMHTNDAPGAIIRLLDMGVEPFMVASSVLGVVAQRLVRCICENCRQPYTPGEAEMAFAGLEPGTPLYAGVGCEKCNNTGYRGRIAVVEVLPVTPALQKLILRRASAEELRQLALQEGMVSLKDDGIAKVLQGITTIKEVMRVAYREDE comes from the coding sequence GTGGCCGGGAGAAAAAAACTGGGAGAGAAACTCATTGAAAAAGGCCTGATTACAGAGGAACAGCTGAATCAGGCTTTGTTGATTCAGTCCCGTACAGGTCAGCTGCTGGGCCAGATTCTGGTCGAAATGAACCTGCTCGATGAGGAGGAACTGAAGAAGGTCCTCGGTGTCGAAGAGCTTGACCTCAAGGAAGAGATCGATACTGCACTGCTGGAAATCGTGCCGGAAGAGGTGATCCGCAAGTATAGAGTTTTCCCTATCCGGAAAGAAGGGGAGCGCCTTTATCTGGCGATGGCCGATCCCCAAAATGTGGTTGTCCTGGATGACCTGAGGCTGCTCACCGGCCACATTATTGAACCCTTAAAGGCAGATGAAAAGGAGATAAGCTCTCTTATAGAAAGGCATTTTGGGATTCCGGAAGTCGAGAAGGCGATGCAGGAGTATGCCGGGCAGGACGCTGCCGATGAGGAGGCAGAGGACGTCGAGGAAGCACTGATCGACGACGCACCTCTGATCAGGCTGGTCAATTCTCTGATCATGAGGGCCGTCGAGAATGAGGCCAGCGATATTCATATCGAACCGTTCAAATCGGAGATCAGGGTGCGCTACCGGATCGACGGAGTCATGCATACCGTAATGAATCTCCCCCGGAAGATGATTTATTCCGTGGTTTCCCGCATTAAGATCATGGCCAACATGGACATCTCCGAAAGGCGCATGCCTCAGGACGGGCGCATTTCCCTCAAGCTGCCGGAGCGCAACCTGGACTTAAGGATTTCCACCATGCCGACCGTCTACGGCGAAAAGGTTGTTATCAGGATTCTCGATAAAGACAGCATAAAAAACTACACCCTGGAGGGATTGGGTTTTTCCGATTACAACCTGCGGCGTTTCTCCCGCTTTCTGTCCAGCTCTTACGGAATGGTGCTTGTGACAGGCCCGACGGGGAGTGGGAAGACCACCACCCTGTACACGGCATTGGCGGGGCTTGATTCCGAGGAGAAGAACATCGTTACCGTTGAAGACCCTGTGGAATACCTGCTGGACGGCGTCAATCAGGCTCAGGTCAACACCAGGATCGGGGCAACCTTTGCCACTTACCTGAGGGCGATCTTGCGGCAGGACCCTGATATCATCCTGATCGGAGAGATACGCGACCTGGAAACCGCCGAGATCGCTGTCCGCAGCGCCAATACAGGGCACCTCGTGCTCTCGACGATGCATACCAATGATGCTCCGGGGGCGATCATCCGGTTGCTGGACATGGGAGTGGAACCTTTCATGGTGGCCTCTTCGGTGCTGGGTGTGGTAGCCCAGCGCCTGGTGCGCTGCATTTGTGAGAATTGCAGGCAGCCGTATACTCCGGGTGAGGCCGAAATGGCCTTTGCCGGGTTGGAGCCGGGTACCCCCCTCTATGCCGGGGTGGGTTGTGAAAAATGCAATAATACGGGGTACCGCGGTCGGATTGCCGTCGTGGAGGTTCTGCCCGTTACGCCCGCCTTGCAGAAGCTCATTCTGCGGAGAGCTTCTGCCGAAGAGCTGCGGCAGCTGGCTCTACAGGAGGGGATGGTCTCTTTGAAGGATGACGGTATCGCCAAGGTGCTCCAGGGCATAACCACTATTAAAGAGGTTATGCGCGTTGCCTACAGGGAGGATGAGTGA
- a CDS encoding YfcE family phosphodiesterase, protein MRIGLVSDTHGELENLREATRQLVEVHNVDKIVHLGDEWEDCQVFQEVPETEAMIIPGVYAVQYRDPSIPNRIISTIEGWKILFTHSPEPHSNDLPEDPDPKELAAKQEIDIVAYGHTHIPAVEEKDYVLMVNLGHLKTEDKKGHPPSYALLEIRPREVKVKIVELTNQKTLVERTFTKKKITVTASDLKLRGLLNDTETAEKIWDALPIEGQANLWGEEIYFQIPVDAELEDGRETVELGDIGYWPPGPAVCFFFGPTPVSKGDEIRPYSPVTVIGKLVDDPKLLRKVKEKETVKITIYW, encoded by the coding sequence ATGCGTATCGGTTTGGTCAGCGACACCCACGGTGAATTGGAAAACCTGAGAGAAGCTACCCGACAACTGGTCGAGGTGCATAATGTCGACAAGATCGTGCACCTGGGAGATGAATGGGAAGACTGCCAGGTCTTTCAGGAAGTGCCGGAAACAGAGGCGATGATAATCCCTGGAGTCTACGCCGTTCAGTATAGGGATCCGTCCATTCCCAACCGGATAATATCGACCATCGAAGGCTGGAAAATACTTTTCACGCATTCACCCGAACCCCACTCCAACGACCTACCCGAAGATCCGGACCCCAAAGAACTGGCCGCAAAACAAGAAATCGATATAGTAGCCTATGGACACACCCACATCCCTGCAGTCGAAGAAAAGGATTACGTGCTAATGGTCAACCTCGGTCACCTCAAGACAGAAGACAAAAAGGGACATCCACCCAGCTATGCCCTCTTGGAGATCCGCCCGAGGGAGGTTAAGGTGAAAATCGTCGAGTTAACAAACCAGAAAACACTGGTCGAACGGACGTTTACCAAAAAGAAGATTACCGTAACCGCTTCTGACCTCAAACTTAGAGGGCTCCTGAACGACACCGAAACAGCTGAGAAAATCTGGGACGCCCTTCCTATTGAAGGCCAGGCCAACCTCTGGGGAGAGGAAATTTATTTCCAGATTCCGGTAGACGCAGAGCTGGAAGACGGGCGGGAAACAGTTGAGCTGGGAGATATCGGCTACTGGCCGCCAGGACCAGCAGTCTGCTTCTTCTTTGGCCCGACACCGGTATCAAAAGGAGATGAGATCCGCCCCTACAGTCCGGTGACGGTCATCGGAAAACTGGTCGATGACCCCAAATTACTGCGGAAGGTAAAAGAAAAGGAAACCGTGAAAATAACTATTTATTGGTGA
- the aroB gene encoding 3-dehydroquinate synthase, producing the protein MDSLRVELGERSYSIVIGSGILDSLGEAVGQLGCGPRLFLVTDEIVGSLYGERVKNSLKKAGFEVLYRELPAGEQYKSLQSAEILYTAALDGGLERGGAVVALGGGVIGDLAGFVAATYMRGVSYIQVPTTLLAQVDSSVGGKVAVNHPLGKNTIGCFYQPRLTFTDVQVLRTLEPREVRSGLAEVIKYGVIRDAAFFRYLEENLEEVMALQEEALIRVVKRSCAVKAEIVQMDEREKGPRAILNFGHTIGHALEALTGYRVYRHGEAIAVGMAVASAIAAARGLLKEAERERLVCLLRRAGLPVSSPFKAEDVVRILPRDKKAHRGRPRFVLPLTLGRVEVFDDVSDDEVVAALEECRS; encoded by the coding sequence GTGGATTCTCTGCGGGTTGAACTCGGGGAACGCAGTTATTCTATCGTCATTGGATCCGGTATCCTCGACAGCCTTGGCGAGGCCGTGGGGCAACTCGGTTGCGGGCCGCGCCTCTTTTTGGTTACCGATGAAATTGTCGGCTCGCTGTACGGGGAGAGGGTGAAAAACTCCCTGAAAAAAGCCGGTTTCGAGGTTTTATACCGGGAATTACCTGCTGGTGAGCAGTATAAATCTCTGCAGTCTGCCGAGATCCTTTATACCGCTGCCCTCGATGGTGGGCTGGAACGGGGAGGCGCCGTTGTGGCCCTCGGGGGAGGGGTGATCGGCGATCTGGCGGGATTTGTGGCCGCCACCTATATGCGCGGCGTTTCTTACATACAGGTGCCGACTACCCTGCTGGCCCAGGTAGACAGTTCTGTCGGAGGGAAGGTCGCCGTTAACCATCCGCTGGGAAAAAACACCATCGGCTGCTTTTATCAACCGCGGCTCACTTTTACTGATGTTCAGGTGCTGCGTACCCTGGAACCGCGGGAGGTGCGCTCCGGCCTGGCCGAGGTGATCAAGTACGGTGTTATCCGGGATGCGGCGTTTTTCCGCTACCTGGAGGAGAACCTGGAGGAAGTAATGGCGCTGCAGGAGGAGGCCCTGATCAGGGTTGTCAAAAGATCGTGCGCCGTCAAAGCGGAAATCGTGCAGATGGATGAGCGGGAAAAGGGGCCGCGGGCGATCCTCAACTTCGGCCATACAATAGGACACGCCCTGGAAGCCCTGACCGGTTACCGTGTGTACAGGCACGGTGAGGCGATCGCCGTGGGGATGGCGGTTGCCTCGGCGATAGCTGCAGCCAGAGGTCTGCTGAAAGAGGCGGAAAGGGAGCGGCTCGTATGCCTTCTCCGACGCGCCGGCCTTCCCGTTTCCTCTCCTTTTAAAGCAGAGGATGTGGTCAGAATTCTGCCCCGGGACAAAAAGGCGCACCGCGGCCGGCCGCGCTTCGTGCTCCCTCTCACTCTGGGTCGGGTGGAGGTCTTCGACGATGTCAGCGACGACGAAGTGGTGGCGGCGCTGGAAGAATGCCGCTCTTAA
- a CDS encoding type IV pilus twitching motility protein PilT, whose protein sequence is MERLEAKEILLTAVGKGATDLYLAAGAPPVLRVDSRLVKMDAPLLSAGDTERFARFLLSDEQWERFAGAGEIVAASSIPGVGRFRAAVYRQQGVCALSLRPIPDAVPSIEELGLPEAVKNLALCSQGLILVTGPTRSGKTTTLAAMVDLINRGRSCLVITLENPIEYLHRHQMSIVSQREVGEDTPSFYCGLRSALAQGADVIIAGELPDGEAVRAAISAAERGHLIIAGFPALDATQTVERLIGNFPPDCRQQMMVRLAAVLQGVVSQRLFPRASGTGLVPAVEVLIATPAVRSLIRDGALRQLPSTIEAGGRYGMQTLAASLKRLCEEGIVPCSEALPQGR, encoded by the coding sequence ATGGAACGCCTGGAGGCGAAGGAAATCCTTTTAACCGCAGTTGGGAAAGGGGCAACCGACCTCTACCTAGCCGCCGGAGCTCCTCCTGTGCTCCGTGTCGACAGTCGCCTGGTAAAAATGGATGCCCCCCTTTTGAGCGCCGGGGACACCGAGCGTTTTGCCCGTTTTCTGCTGTCAGATGAGCAGTGGGAGCGCTTTGCCGGGGCAGGGGAGATCGTTGCCGCTTCCTCAATTCCGGGTGTCGGGCGGTTCCGGGCCGCTGTTTACCGCCAACAGGGGGTCTGTGCCCTCTCCCTGCGGCCGATTCCCGACGCAGTCCCATCTATCGAGGAGCTCGGGCTGCCGGAGGCCGTTAAAAATCTGGCGCTCTGTTCTCAGGGGCTGATCCTGGTGACAGGCCCTACCAGAAGCGGGAAAACGACGACCCTGGCGGCGATGGTCGATCTGATCAACAGGGGGCGCAGCTGCCTGGTGATCACTCTGGAAAACCCTATCGAGTACCTTCACCGCCATCAGATGAGCATCGTCAGCCAGCGGGAGGTCGGTGAGGATACCCCTTCTTTTTACTGCGGTTTGCGTAGCGCCCTCGCACAGGGAGCCGACGTCATCATTGCCGGGGAACTGCCCGACGGGGAGGCCGTCCGGGCGGCCATCTCGGCGGCCGAAAGGGGGCACCTGATCATCGCCGGTTTCCCTGCCCTCGATGCCACCCAAACTGTGGAGCGTCTGATCGGAAATTTTCCACCTGATTGCAGACAGCAGATGATGGTCCGGCTGGCGGCTGTGCTGCAGGGTGTGGTTTCCCAGCGGCTGTTCCCGCGGGCCAGTGGAACGGGCCTGGTGCCGGCTGTGGAGGTTCTGATCGCTACCCCGGCGGTGAGAAGCCTGATCCGGGATGGAGCTCTCCGGCAGCTGCCGTCCACGATCGAGGCAGGGGGACGGTACGGCATGCAGACGCTTGCCGCCTCTCTGAAGAGGCTTTGTGAAGAGGGGATCGTCCCCTGTTCTGAAGCCCTTCCCCAGGGCAGGTGA
- a CDS encoding shikimate dehydrogenase, translating to MGIAIGGQTKVFALYGDPVGHSLSPVMQNRAFAACGLDCCYVPLRVKRDGLATAVAAIRALGLGGVNITIPHKESVLKYLDEVDREAELIGAVNAVVRRENRLCGYNTDAAGFLRSLREEAGFEATGKKAVVLGAGGAARAVAFALAIGGAVSLSVINRDPGRARTLAADLERKTGCCTAAGSFHDGLLEEALKGADLVVNATPVGMFPDCHSSPIPAEKLPPGILVCDLVYNPIRTKLLADAAAAGCRVLNGVGMLVAQGALAFELWTGIEAPVAAMREAVEECLLSYKGGKGGGIEAGN from the coding sequence ATGGGAATAGCGATCGGTGGGCAGACAAAGGTATTCGCTCTTTACGGCGATCCTGTCGGCCATTCTTTGTCACCTGTAATGCAGAACAGGGCGTTTGCGGCCTGCGGACTGGATTGCTGTTACGTCCCTTTGCGCGTGAAAAGGGATGGGCTGGCTACTGCCGTTGCGGCGATACGTGCACTCGGCCTCGGTGGGGTCAACATAACTATACCCCATAAGGAGAGCGTTCTAAAGTACCTGGATGAGGTCGACCGGGAGGCGGAGTTGATAGGAGCGGTCAACGCCGTTGTTCGTAGGGAGAATCGCCTTTGCGGGTATAACACCGATGCTGCCGGTTTTCTCCGCTCGCTGCGGGAAGAAGCGGGTTTCGAGGCTACCGGTAAAAAGGCCGTTGTCCTGGGGGCGGGCGGCGCGGCCCGGGCGGTGGCTTTTGCGCTCGCCATCGGCGGTGCTGTTTCTCTTTCCGTTATTAACAGGGATCCCGGAAGAGCGCGGACGCTGGCCGCAGATCTCGAGAGAAAGACCGGATGCTGCACGGCGGCGGGATCCTTTCATGATGGCCTTTTAGAAGAGGCACTTAAGGGCGCCGACCTGGTCGTCAATGCCACACCGGTAGGCATGTTTCCTGACTGCCATTCTTCTCCCATACCTGCCGAAAAGCTTCCCCCCGGGATCCTTGTTTGTGATCTGGTGTACAACCCCATCCGGACGAAGCTGCTTGCTGATGCAGCCGCAGCAGGCTGCCGTGTCTTGAACGGGGTGGGAATGCTGGTTGCCCAGGGCGCCTTGGCGTTTGAGCTGTGGACGGGAATAGAGGCTCCTGTCGCCGCCATGAGGGAGGCGGTTGAGGAGTGTCTTTTATCTTATAAGGGCGGCAAGGGCGGAGGTATTGAAGCAGGAAATTAA
- the aroC gene encoding chorismate synthase has product MLRLLTAGESHGPVLTAIVEGFPAGVVVDKEAIDAQLRRRQSTYGRGGRMKIERDCVEILSGVRKGITLGSPITLQIRNRDWENWIEVMSPDPEQIVEEKETAKAVTRPRPGHADLAGGMKYRQQDLRNVLERASARETAVRVAAGTLGRLLLDSLGCWIFSHVVQIGSAAAPAYGPDVDYTDLAEAAARSPVGCADGRAAAAMMAEIDAAREREDTLGGVFEVVCIGLPPGIGSYVHWDRRLDARLAAAVMGIPSVKGVEIGLGFRGAGIEGSGYHDPIYYADGRGFFRKTNNAGGLEGGVTNGEPLVLRAAVKPIPTLGKPLASVDIGTKRETAAAVERSDVCIVPAAAVVAEAMVAWVLADAVIEKFGGDTLEEIRRGWKEYLAYLESI; this is encoded by the coding sequence ATGTTGCGTTTATTGACGGCGGGCGAGTCACATGGGCCGGTACTGACGGCCATAGTCGAGGGTTTTCCGGCCGGGGTGGTTGTCGATAAAGAGGCAATCGACGCTCAGCTTCGAAGAAGGCAGTCCACGTACGGCCGAGGTGGGCGCATGAAGATTGAGAGGGACTGTGTCGAGATCCTCTCGGGAGTGCGCAAGGGCATAACCCTGGGGAGCCCGATCACCCTGCAAATAAGGAATCGGGATTGGGAAAACTGGATCGAGGTGATGTCTCCCGATCCAGAGCAGATTGTCGAGGAGAAGGAGACGGCGAAGGCTGTTACCAGACCGCGACCGGGGCATGCCGATCTGGCGGGTGGTATGAAGTACCGGCAGCAGGATCTGCGCAATGTGCTGGAAAGGGCAAGTGCCCGGGAAACGGCGGTCCGGGTTGCCGCCGGGACGCTGGGGAGGCTGCTGCTGGATTCCCTGGGGTGCTGGATTTTCAGCCATGTCGTTCAGATCGGGAGTGCTGCTGCTCCCGCATATGGTCCGGATGTGGATTACACGGATCTGGCCGAGGCTGCGGCCCGGTCCCCGGTGGGTTGTGCCGACGGCAGAGCAGCAGCTGCTATGATGGCGGAGATCGATGCCGCCAGGGAAAGAGAGGACACCCTGGGTGGGGTGTTTGAGGTCGTCTGCATCGGTCTCCCCCCGGGAATCGGCAGTTACGTCCACTGGGACCGCCGCCTCGATGCCAGGCTGGCAGCGGCAGTGATGGGTATTCCTTCGGTGAAGGGGGTGGAGATCGGGCTCGGTTTTCGCGGAGCCGGAATTGAGGGTTCCGGCTACCATGACCCGATCTACTACGCAGACGGCAGAGGGTTCTTCCGGAAGACCAACAATGCCGGAGGGCTTGAAGGTGGGGTCACCAACGGGGAGCCGTTGGTGCTGAGGGCGGCAGTCAAGCCCATCCCTACTTTGGGTAAACCTCTGGCGAGCGTGGATATCGGAACGAAAAGGGAGACCGCTGCTGCGGTGGAAAGAAGCGACGTCTGCATTGTCCCCGCGGCGGCCGTGGTGGCTGAGGCGATGGTGGCATGGGTCCTGGCGGATGCCGTTATAGAAAAGTTTGGTGGCGATACCCTGGAGGAGATCAGGAGAGGCTGGAAGGAGTACCTTGCTTACCTGGAGAGTATTTAA
- a CDS encoding response regulator transcription factor translates to MVDVLVVDDYSALRSIVVDYLNVFSPFRVIGEAENGLEALQLMEAERPRLVLMDVRMPVMDGITATRLIKERWPETVVITYSGDQDEMIREKAKEAGSDLHLTKPLDFNKLIERMQECLSLV, encoded by the coding sequence ATGGTGGATGTCCTTGTTGTTGATGATTATTCAGCATTACGATCTATCGTCGTCGACTATTTAAATGTTTTTTCTCCATTTCGGGTAATAGGGGAAGCAGAGAACGGGTTGGAGGCCCTGCAGCTGATGGAAGCTGAGCGTCCCCGACTGGTGTTGATGGATGTCCGTATGCCTGTCATGGATGGCATTACTGCGACGAGGCTGATCAAAGAGAGGTGGCCGGAAACGGTGGTGATCACCTATTCGGGTGATCAGGATGAAATGATTCGGGAAAAGGCAAAAGAGGCCGGGTCGGATTTGCATCTGACCAAGCCGCTGGATTTTAATAAGCTCATTGAGAGGATGCAGGAGTGTCTATCGCTGGTGTGA
- a CDS encoding type IV pilus twitching motility protein PilT translates to MADINAILTQAAKLGASDVHITVGRPPVFRINGALFPLDDPQLRGRLDVIKPEEIGIFSPEDTDLLAREMMREDQYERYAKKGELDFSYSLPGVTRVRANVFKQRNSTTLVMRLLSTTIPSFEELGLPPVVAYLSRRPHGLILVTGPTGSGKSTTLAAMIDLINKEKRLHIITLEDPIEYLHRHKLGIVNQREIGEDTQSFATALRAALREDPDVILVGEMRDLETIATAITAAETGHLVLATLHTSSAAETIDRIIDVFPSAQQQQVKVQLANTIEGVISQQLIPRKDVPGRALALEILVATPAIRNLIREGKTYQIPSQIQTGGKYGMQTLDMSLRVLYRKGMIGKEEVLSRALEPESILGKGEE, encoded by the coding sequence ATGGCAGACATTAACGCCATTCTCACCCAGGCTGCTAAGCTCGGTGCTTCCGATGTCCACATAACGGTCGGCAGGCCTCCGGTCTTCAGGATCAACGGCGCCCTTTTCCCCCTTGATGACCCGCAGCTGAGAGGCCGGCTGGACGTAATCAAACCGGAGGAGATCGGAATCTTTTCACCGGAGGATACAGATCTCCTGGCGCGGGAAATGATGAGGGAGGACCAGTACGAGCGATATGCGAAAAAAGGGGAACTGGACTTCTCCTATTCGCTCCCCGGGGTTACCCGAGTGAGGGCGAACGTCTTCAAACAGAGGAACAGCACCACCCTGGTGATGCGCCTGCTGAGCACGACGATCCCCTCTTTTGAGGAGCTGGGGCTCCCTCCGGTGGTTGCCTACCTGTCCAGAAGGCCGCACGGCCTCATTTTGGTGACGGGCCCCACCGGCAGCGGTAAATCCACAACCCTGGCGGCGATGATCGATTTAATTAACAAGGAGAAGAGGCTGCACATCATCACTCTGGAAGACCCCATCGAGTACCTCCACAGGCACAAGCTGGGCATCGTCAACCAGCGGGAAATCGGCGAGGACACCCAATCCTTTGCCACGGCTCTGCGGGCGGCCTTGCGTGAGGACCCTGACGTCATCCTGGTGGGCGAGATGCGCGACCTGGAGACCATAGCCACAGCCATTACCGCTGCCGAAACCGGCCACCTTGTTCTGGCAACCCTGCATACCTCCAGTGCCGCCGAAACCATCGACAGGATCATCGACGTCTTTCCCTCTGCCCAGCAGCAGCAGGTGAAGGTGCAGCTGGCCAATACCATCGAGGGAGTAATTTCGCAGCAGCTGATACCCCGAAAAGACGTTCCGGGCCGGGCGCTGGCCCTGGAGATCCTGGTGGCCACCCCCGCCATCAGAAATCTGATCCGTGAAGGGAAGACCTACCAGATACCTTCGCAGATCCAGACGGGGGGGAAGTACGGTATGCAGACGCTGGACATGTCCCTGCGGGTGCTTTATCGGAAGGGAATGATCGGCAAAGAAGAGGTTTTAAGCAGGGCGCTTGAGCCTGAGAGCATCCTGGGAAAAGGAGAGGAATGA
- a CDS encoding YqeG family HAD IIIA-type phosphatase gives MQLLQPKKMYKSIFDIPLSELYASGIRGIILDLDNTLTEWNNPRLSEETAEWLVRAARTGLKLCFVSNNSDYRVREVAERAGVPFIARARKPRRRSFRRAMELMGTKPETTAVIGDQLFTDMLGGNRLGLFTILVTPISNEEFIGTRFMRFLEKLILKKRVDAF, from the coding sequence ATGCAGCTGCTTCAACCCAAAAAAATGTATAAATCGATCTTCGACATCCCCCTCTCCGAACTGTATGCTTCCGGCATTCGCGGCATTATTTTGGATCTTGACAATACTCTTACCGAATGGAATAATCCCCGGCTCTCCGAGGAGACCGCAGAATGGCTAGTTCGAGCCGCCCGAACCGGCTTGAAACTGTGTTTCGTTTCCAACAATTCCGATTACCGGGTCCGGGAGGTGGCGGAACGGGCCGGCGTTCCCTTTATCGCCCGCGCCCGCAAACCGCGGCGTCGCAGTTTCCGCCGGGCGATGGAACTGATGGGGACGAAGCCGGAGACCACCGCGGTGATCGGGGATCAGCTTTTTACCGACATGCTGGGAGGCAACAGGCTGGGCCTGTTTACGATTCTGGTAACTCCTATCAGCAACGAGGAATTTATCGGAACACGATTTATGCGGTTTTTGGAGAAACTTATTTTAAAAAAAAGAGTCGACGCGTTCTGA
- a CDS encoding transglutaminase domain-containing protein, which yields MAEAIAEKAPGTPRERIEFAAAFVQEAIPYISEKGEYPKYPVETLVEGGDCEDKSILLAAILRAMGYRTALLVFSGNPGHIAVGVECPDCWGSYYYKDGVKYFYLETTDFGWSLGEIPLEYLGKSALVYAVS from the coding sequence ATAGCCGAAGCAATTGCTGAAAAGGCTCCTGGGACTCCCAGAGAGAGGATAGAGTTTGCAGCGGCTTTTGTACAGGAAGCAATACCTTATATAAGCGAAAAAGGGGAGTATCCTAAGTACCCTGTTGAGACGCTGGTGGAGGGTGGGGACTGTGAAGACAAGTCCATCCTGCTCGCAGCGATTCTCAGAGCTATGGGTTACAGAACGGCGCTCTTGGTCTTCAGCGGCAACCCCGGCCACATAGCAGTAGGGGTGGAGTGCCCGGACTGCTGGGGGAGCTATTACTACAAGGATGGGGTTAAGTACTTCTACCTTGAGACCACTGACTTCGGATGGTCGCTCGGCGAGATTCCGCTGGAATATCTGGGAAAAAGTGCGCTGGTTTACGCTGTTTCATAA